One stretch of Tenacibaculum sp. MAR_2010_89 DNA includes these proteins:
- a CDS encoding DUF6428 family protein gives MKLSEIKKHLQKLETIAFELPDGSLVPSHFHVTEVGKVSKHFIDCGGTVRKEEVVNFQLWNKDDYDHRLHPEKLTHIIELSEKTLGIEDLEIEVEYQGDTIGKYALDFNSKNFLLVNKATACLAEDQCGITSNKKPKVSLSDLNKQTSSCDPTSGCC, from the coding sequence ATGAAACTTTCAGAAATAAAAAAACATCTTCAAAAATTAGAAACTATTGCGTTTGAATTACCTGATGGTAGCCTTGTTCCTTCTCACTTTCATGTTACTGAAGTAGGTAAAGTAAGTAAACACTTTATTGATTGCGGAGGAACTGTTAGAAAAGAAGAAGTTGTTAATTTTCAACTTTGGAACAAGGATGATTATGACCATCGTTTGCACCCAGAAAAATTAACTCACATTATTGAGTTATCAGAAAAAACTTTAGGTATTGAAGATTTAGAAATTGAAGTAGAATATCAAGGTGATACTATTGGTAAATATGCTTTAGATTTTAATAGTAAAAACTTTTTACTAGTTAATAAAGCAACAGCTTGTTTAGCTGAAGATCAATGTGGTATTACTTCCAATAAGAAACCTAAGGTTAGCCTATCGGATTTAAACAAACAAACATCTTCTTGTGATCCAACTAGTGGTTGTTGCTAA
- a CDS encoding NAD(P)/FAD-dependent oxidoreductase, producing MNIPQTSFPRVIIVGGGFAGLAVARGLENQELQVVLIDKHNYHTFQPLLYQVATGGLEPDSIAFPLRKRFNDVDNFYFRLAEVTNVNAKRNVIETSIGNLEYDKLVIATGSTTNFFGNTNIKKFAMEMKSVPQALNIRSLVLENFEEALLEKNLEKRLALMNFVIVGGGPTGVELAGALAEMKKGILPKDYPDLDIRQMKINLIQSSGELLKGMSKKASEKAEDFLIKLGVDVWKNLRVLDYNGVTVKTDGEDHFDAQTVIWAAGVKGDVIEGLEGTCLVERANRFKVSKYSKILGYENVYAVGDVACMETEGYSYGHPMMAQPAIQQGKLLAKNIILELKGKKLKPFIYNDKGSMATIGRNKAVVDLPKLKFQGVFAWFVWMFVHLFSLIGFRNKVIVFMNWVYNYIRFDRETRLIIRPYKKKNKYSFEKENV from the coding sequence ATGAATATACCTCAAACCAGTTTTCCGCGTGTTATAATAGTAGGTGGAGGTTTTGCTGGATTAGCAGTTGCAAGAGGATTGGAAAATCAAGAGCTTCAAGTAGTTTTAATTGATAAACATAATTACCATACATTTCAACCTTTATTATATCAAGTAGCTACAGGTGGTTTAGAACCAGATAGTATTGCTTTTCCACTTAGAAAAAGATTTAATGATGTTGATAATTTTTATTTTCGTTTAGCTGAGGTTACCAATGTAAACGCTAAAAGAAATGTAATAGAAACATCTATAGGAAATTTAGAGTATGATAAATTGGTTATAGCTACTGGATCAACAACTAATTTTTTTGGAAATACTAATATTAAAAAATTTGCAATGGAAATGAAGTCTGTTCCGCAGGCATTAAACATCCGTAGTTTAGTATTAGAAAATTTTGAAGAAGCTTTACTAGAAAAGAATCTAGAGAAGCGTTTGGCTCTAATGAATTTTGTTATTGTGGGTGGAGGGCCTACAGGTGTTGAGTTAGCAGGTGCTTTAGCTGAAATGAAAAAAGGTATTTTACCTAAAGATTATCCAGATTTAGATATAAGGCAAATGAAAATAAATCTAATTCAAAGTTCTGGAGAATTGTTAAAAGGAATGAGTAAGAAAGCTTCTGAAAAAGCAGAAGATTTCTTAATCAAATTAGGGGTTGATGTTTGGAAAAACTTACGAGTTTTAGATTATAATGGAGTAACTGTTAAAACTGATGGAGAAGATCATTTTGATGCGCAAACAGTAATATGGGCAGCTGGGGTTAAAGGAGATGTAATTGAAGGTTTAGAAGGTACTTGTTTAGTTGAAAGAGCAAATAGATTTAAAGTTAGTAAGTATAGTAAAATACTTGGTTATGAAAATGTATATGCTGTAGGAGATGTTGCTTGTATGGAAACTGAAGGTTATAGTTATGGACATCCTATGATGGCTCAACCTGCAATTCAGCAGGGTAAGTTATTGGCGAAAAATATTATTCTCGAATTAAAGGGGAAAAAACTAAAGCCTTTTATTTATAATGATAAAGGTTCAATGGCTACCATTGGAAGAAATAAAGCAGTAGTAGATTTACCAAAGCTGAAATTTCAAGGAGTGTTTGCTTGGTTTGTATGGATGTTTGTTCATCTTTTTTCATTAATAGGATTTAGAAACAAAGTAATTGTTTTTATGAATTGGGTGTATAACTATATTCGTTTTGATAGAGAAACTAGACTGATTATTAGACCTTATAAAAAGAAAAATAAATATTCATTCGAAAAAGAAAATGTCTAA
- a CDS encoding GyrI-like domain-containing protein, whose amino-acid sequence MSLPNIISNKTIIRVGRAIDFVEENLDRKLNLEEVAKAAYFSPYHFHRLFKIVTKETLNEFVFRKRIEKAAHFLLHQKEKTITEVSEKVGFTSLSSFSRGFKKFYGVSPEEFKKQSPSKFSKICKTKSKDGQIEVRFEQYIYNINNALNWIKMNAIKTDVKTVPDMELAYIGYQGKMDLIGNAYNELIKWATPRGVMNQENVRMLTIYHDSPKITDPNKIRMSACVVLSQKVTSDGQVNLKVLPATKCIVSRFEVTSKEFQQAWESSFVWMSEQGYRKSERDPFEIYYNNGQEHPNGKWIVDLCIPVE is encoded by the coding sequence ATGAGTTTACCCAATATTATTTCTAATAAAACTATCATAAGAGTAGGTAGAGCAATTGATTTTGTAGAAGAAAATTTAGATAGAAAACTTAATTTAGAAGAGGTAGCAAAAGCTGCTTATTTTTCTCCATATCACTTTCATAGACTTTTTAAAATTGTAACTAAAGAAACACTTAATGAGTTTGTTTTTAGAAAAAGAATAGAAAAAGCGGCTCATTTTTTATTACATCAAAAAGAAAAAACAATAACAGAAGTGTCTGAAAAAGTAGGATTTACTAGTTTATCGTCCTTTTCTAGAGGATTTAAAAAATTTTATGGAGTTTCCCCAGAAGAATTTAAGAAACAAAGTCCAAGTAAATTTAGCAAGATTTGTAAAACCAAAAGCAAAGATGGTCAAATAGAGGTAAGGTTTGAGCAATATATTTACAATATTAATAATGCTTTAAACTGGATTAAAATGAATGCAATAAAAACAGATGTGAAAACAGTACCTGATATGGAGTTGGCTTATATAGGTTATCAAGGAAAAATGGATTTAATAGGTAACGCTTATAATGAACTTATTAAATGGGCAACTCCAAGAGGAGTAATGAATCAAGAAAATGTTAGAATGTTGACTATTTATCATGACAGTCCAAAAATAACTGATCCAAATAAGATTAGAATGAGTGCTTGTGTGGTGTTAAGTCAAAAAGTTACTTCAGATGGTCAAGTAAATTTGAAAGTATTACCTGCTACAAAGTGTATTGTTTCTCGTTTTGAAGTAACTTCAAAAGAGTTTCAACAAGCTTGGGAAAGTAGTTTTGTATGGATGAGTGAACAAGGGTATAGAAAATCAGAAAGAGATCCTTTTGAGATTTATTATAATAACGGGCAAGAGCATCCAAATGGGAAATGGATTGTAGATTTGTGTATTCCCGTTGAATAG
- a CDS encoding helix-turn-helix transcriptional regulator: MGLTKSEIFTEEQNDIAKIAKVLGHPARIAIIQHILKIKSCICGDLVNEIGLAQPTISQHLKELKNTGIIKGNIEGTSVCYCIDQENWPIIQEKLLSIFSQENKNNNCC; this comes from the coding sequence ATGGGCCTTACTAAATCTGAAATATTTACAGAAGAGCAAAATGATATTGCAAAAATCGCTAAAGTTTTAGGGCATCCAGCTCGAATAGCAATAATTCAACATATTTTAAAAATAAAATCATGTATTTGCGGGGATTTAGTAAACGAAATTGGCTTAGCTCAACCTACCATATCACAGCATTTAAAGGAACTGAAAAATACAGGAATCATTAAAGGCAATATTGAAGGTACTAGTGTTTGCTATTGTATTGATCAAGAAAACTGGCCAATTATACAAGAAAAATTATTAAGTATTTTTTCACAAGAAAACAAAAATAACAATTGCTGTTAA